CTCAATGCTCTCTTACTTTCTGTGCCTGAGTCCTGGCCAGACCAAGAGCTGCTCGAGGGCAGGGACGAGACTCCTAGTCCCCTGCACTTGCCCCCTGCCAGGAAAATGGCTCATGTCCTGAGCTGATGGCAGGAGATCTGCCTTAGAGATCCCACCCATTGCCTTCCACCTGCTCCCCTGCAGGTTCACCTTCGACAGAAACCTTGGCTTCATCCTGCTTCTCAGACCAGAAAGCTCCCCAAGACAGGGGCTTGTGCTGGCATCAAGCCCCAGTGAAAAGACCAGTTAACTCTGGGAAAATTAGGTCTGTTCCCAAACCAATGCAAGGCTCAAACTGACAGTGGCAGTTCACTGAATGCATCTCAAAACTTCAATGCAAGAGGCAGCTCACATGACAAGAGACgagagacagaagagggaaagaaagatgagGGCTGGGAACAGCACCCAGGCTCATTTCAGAAACCAGAAAACCAGCAGAGTATCTCAGGCTTTGGGGTAGCGCTGGGAGAGACTGCCCTTTAGGTTATAAGGCACAAAGAAATGGGTGGAATTCACCTGATTTCTttgtcccccccaaaaaaaaagttcctaagGATAGTGAAGGAGGAACAGAGGAATCCAAGAAGAGGGAAGCCTCTTCTATTCCGAAATTACCTGGAAAGCAACCTACTTTATAACCTCTGAGAGTCACCAATTAGCTACCAGGTCATATAGATCCTACCTCCTAAGTGCTCTTTGATCCTTCCTCACCCACTGCCTCTCCTCTAGCTCAAGTCTCATCTGGTCCTTGGCCTGACAGTCAGACCCCTCTGTGACCTGGCCCCAtctccagctgctccctgctACTCACCCAGTGCTACACATGGGCAACCCAGAGCCTATCCACTTACCCCATTCCTTCCTGCTCCAGTCCTCACACAGCCTGCTGCTTCTGCCTAAAATGCCTTTCCTTATTTTATCTTCCTGGAGGCGCCCCACTGATCCTTCAGGGTCAAGTTCCAATGTCATGGCCAGCATCACCACCTCGCTTTCCCCATCACATGTACACAACCCGAGATATATACTCCCTGCTTTGTGTGCCCATGGGATCTGGTACTGCCCTCTTTGAAGCACTTAGCATTTTGTAATCACCTGCGTCCCTGCTTGTCTTCCCCATAGGTAATCAGATTCATATCTGTGGCCCCAGCACAAGTCACACAGCAAGGGCTTGCTAAGTGAGTTACAGAAAGGGCTTAAGCATTCAGGGCATGCTTGTCACACACTAGAGCCAAACCAACTCCTGCCTCTCTCTAGAGGCACAACTGCCAATCTGGAAGCTGGCAACCCTGAAGCCAGACTCAGCCCCACACACAGCAGAGAGGGGGCCACACACGTGCAGAGCTTCTGACTTACCCCCCATTATCCTGTGGTGGGGGTTTCcgctggggaggagcagaggccgATACTGCCAATGGCCTAGGAAGGCTGGGACCTCTACAGATTCTCCCTCTGGGCTCTTTCTGGGGGCAGGGTAGAGACTGGGGAGATGGACATGGGGAAACATCCCACCTTTGGGGGAAGAAGCAGTGACCATTATCCAGGGGTATGGCATGGGCTGGGCATTCCACGCACTTTCACATGATGTCCCCTCAATCTAGCCTTCCCTCCTAGCAGGATCACCTCCCCATGGGCACTCACTTCCTGTGCTGTTAGGGCTCAAACTACTGAACAATTGAATTCAGAGCTGAGTCCCAATTCCTCAGGACGCTGGAGGCTGAAAACAGTTGCTCCTGGTGCCACCTGGTGGCAAACTCCAGATCTGCAGTCTCAGCTGCTCCCAGGCCCAGGCCACCTTGGTtctggggagcagaggcagaCCAGAAGAGGTTTTTGTCTCCTTTATCAATCTGCGCCCAAGGCTGGTGAGAGgtagattcaaacccagacaggCTGATTCCAGAGCCAGCCCTCTTAATCACTACATGAGTGAGCCAGCATCTGTTGCATGGATCTTTGTATCCCTGTGTCAAAAGCGTGTATTGACATCAGTCAAGTTTTCTGGGAGCACGGTTGTGCTCCAGAAGTTTATGGAAAGGAATTAGGAAATGGAAAATTCTCCTCCAtcacctttcctttcttccctcaaaTAAACCTTAGTGGTTCGAATACTCGGCTGCTCTGGTTGCAGCACCTCCAAACTGCAAAAGTAACTGGAAGACAACAGGCACCTCCTCTGCCAAGCACAGCATCAAGAGTTTTACATGTATGATCCCCTTTCATTCGCATACAGACCTGCGAAGTAGATATTATGATCCCCTGTCTCAAAGATGGAAAAGCTGAggtcagaaagattaagtaatcTATTTCTGGTCTCATAGCTACTAAAGAGGATTCCTGTCCAGGCCTAAGTCCACAGTCCAGGCTTTCTGTTATATTCGTCTTACTTCAACACCAAGTCTGAAAAATTCCCAAAGATAAAGAGTTGTGCCCACTCTATTTCAAAGCCTTTCGACACCTAGCAAACTTAAGTGAATGAGGTGTTACTCACTAGGCAGCGATCCACTATCATGTATTCTGGGGTGAGAAGGAGTTTTGGGAGCACATCTCAAGACTGAAGTGTGGGTGTCCTCCCAAATTTAAATGGCCAAATAGCTTCTTTCGGCCCCCCATTCTGCTTTAGCGGTAATCACGTGCTAAGGTCTGGGTCAAGCTCACACCTAACTCCTGGAGCAGGCCCCACTAAAGTGCAGCTGCACCGGAAATGAACTAATGTTAGGTCTGAGAAGTGTTTAGTCCTGGCCAGGCAGCGGCCAGCCAGGCAGAGTATAGAGCTTCTGTCTGGGGTGTTCTTCTGGGTGGTCAGCAAAGAATGGGGAAGACtgaaggagggagggtagagTCTAAGGCTACGTGGATGTGATGAGGGAGGCACAGACCAGAGAAACGGAATAAAGACCCTCTGAAACCagacacagacagaaagagaTTCACTGTGTGAGGTCAATGGAGTCGGAGACCCGCAAGAAGACAGACGTCAgtggaaaaacacagaaagaaccATGAGAGAGTGACAGAAACTCACAAAGGTAAGTCAACGGAAAACACACACCCCTGAGTGACGGAGACCTGCGGAGTAAAGGAGACTGGTAGAGACAGAGACCCACATAGAGACAGAGACCCAAAAACAGAGAGAGTCAATGACCCACAAGGAGAACCACAGACCCTACAGAAACCCGCAGAGACGGAGAAGCGACGGCCTCGGGCTCCTAGATTCCACGGGGCGGCCCGGAAAGGATCGGCACCCAGGAGGACGGGGCCCGGGCCGGCCACCGCCGCTCACCTGCCGTCCTCCCAGGGCAGCTGCGCCGCTTTCCTTCGGGAGGGGAACATCGTGGGGGGAGGCGGCGGCGCATGGGGCTCGAGCTCCCAGCCGGGCCGGCGGGGCCTCCCCGGCCTACGCGGCGCCTCCGCCTCCCGCCCCGCCCAGGCCCGTCCGCCCGCCCCTCGGTCCTCTGGGTCCGTCGCTCCGGCCGCGCCGTCTGCTCCCTGGAGCTGCAGCGTCAAAGGTTCCGCTTCCGGAGGCACATGTGAGTACTCCAACCTCCGGAACTGCTGCCTTCCGGAGACCGCTTGACATCCCGAGAAATTGAGGTTTCAGAGGGGTCTCAAGACAATGGACTGGGTTGGACTTAGACTCCGGACTTACAAACCAGCGCCCTGGCAATGATCTGCACCTTCCGCCTCTTCCcaaggaaaggcagggagaatCTGAGCAGTCGCGCCGTCAACCCAGGTGCACTCTTCCTCCGCGACAAgcttggaggagggcagggccaaGCTCAGGGATACCCCAAACGGTAGTCAGGAGCCAGGCACTAAACACAGATGGGCTGGATTCGAAACGACTCTGCCAATTCGGCTATGTTGGggcggggtcgggggtggggggcaagacaatctcttttgcttctgtttcctcacctgagTATATAAATGGTTCCTGATCTACgtggttgctgtgaggattaaaggagaaaacGCAAACACTGGTACAGTGATGGGCACAACAGTCCACGCTATATAAATGATAGCTGTCATCTGGGGAGGGGTACTTCAGTGGAGCTGAGGTGAGAACTGAGGAAGGGAATAAGGAGATTGACTTCCCATATCTGCCCTGTCACCATGGGAACTTAGGCCCCAGCTAGGCCAGCTTCCCACCTGGCAAGAGAGTGGCAGAGTTATTAGACTTGatctcctctcttcttccaggCAAAATTTAAATCTCCTAATAAATAGCTAACATAGAATGAGTTTTTACTATGTACCAGTCATTGTTGTAAATTCTTCACtactgttatctcagtgtgtccTTATGAATATTGCACTTAttatgcccactttacagatgagggaactgaggcacacagagacaattcAGGATGTAAGCCCGGGTAGTTTGGTTTCACAAGCTGTGGACTCAAGCACTCTGCTTCTGAGAGGACTTCACTATGGGTGGGAAATTAATCATTCCCAGCAGCCCCTTTTCTCCCTTTAACCAAGCATACAACCCACCAGTCCCCTTCCCACTGAACTCTCCCAGGGCACCACACCCTGTACCAGAACCTTGACAAATCCAGCCTAGATTTGGCTAATGACAAAGGCAAGGCTGACCCCTGCAGAGACCAGTCAGATAAGGCCAGTGATGGAAGCAGGAAAATGGGACTGACCTGGGAAGCACAAGCCCATCTAAAGGGTACAGATAGCTGCCATTCAGCCCAGCTAATTGTAGTTGCATTAAGATGAAGCCCCAGTAGTATCAGATCTGATTTAGCTCAAGAAATCAGATTTCATCTAAAAACCTAAATTAACTAATTTTAAGCTATGTGATATCTATAGTCATGTTGGCAATTAGTACCCTTAATATGAATGGGATGAGAGTGGCACTTTTCTTCTGTGGCCTCTCTTTCAAAAACCCAGGACCCTAGTCTAATGATGAGAAAACAGCAGACAAATCACAATTGAGGGAacttctacaaaatacctgaacAGTACTCCTGAAAACCGTCAAGGTAATGAACAagtaaagtctgagaaactgtcacagccaagagaagcCCAAGGGGAGAGAACGAAATCTAACTTGGTATCCTAGACAGAACCTGGAACAAAGACACTAAGCAACAACTAAGGAAATCTGCATGAAGTATGGACTATCACTACTGGTTCATCAGTTTTAACATGTACCCATGTTATTGCATCATGTTAATAAGGTAAACTATCTTCACAATTTTGCTGTAACtctaaagctgtttttaaaaagaggttttttCTAAATGTGGAGGTCTAGGTGGCAATATGAGCTCAGACTACATTCTCCTAGCAATTCAAGTAGTCCCCAAatttgtctcccctcccccagcctctctcacACACTGTTGGATAACCTCTCCCAAATTCATATTCAGGGGGTTCTTATACTCAAAACTTTGTTGAACAGTGGTAACATCCAAATCTCTTACCTGGGGTTCAAGGCTCTTCTAACTCTAACCAACCTTCCTTTCCAGCTTTCTCACAACCCCTCCCCCTCAACACCAGCTGAAAAAATGCTCATCCGTCTCCATTCCAGCTGTTTGCCTGTCTCTCTCAACCACCTCTGCCTTGCCTTCTTTCATCAAaatccttcctcttcttcaaagTCTTTGCTGAAATCTCATGCTATTTGTTAAGCCCGTCAGTATCCTCATCCCCACCAGCCCAGGGCTTTTTGTCCTTCCCACACCAGCAGATCCCTCTGTTCAATGCACACTACCTTCCCTAACTAGGCACTTCCTTGCAGCACAATTCTGTCCACCTACTGTAGAAGGCAGAGCAGTTCACAGGGGAGCTGGTGCAGAGGAAATGGTGTGAATTTGAGCACCAACCCCACAATTTACTTGTCGGATGATCTTGGGCAAAACTACCAACCAGGGAGGATCGAAAGAATGAAGTTCACAGGTGGATATTCATCTTAGGATGTGAAGTGCTTTGCCCGCTGGGAAAACTGACACTCCCTCAAACTCCTTGTGGTGTTATGCCGTTGACAGTAGAGTAACTTTACACTGGACaagaagtcaattttttttttaattgggaaaccAATGTAACAAACTTAGACttattgaaaatgaaatcagtaacTAAGATTCTgcaggccccacccccaaccagcaCCAAAGCCTCTGCTTGGCCTGACCCGTTTCTCTAGCCCCAAAAAGAACAACCATGTGAAGAATCCGGGGTCAAATTCAGGGCCACGTTCCCACGCTGCCACCCCACTACCCCACCCTCAACACACATGCCCCAGATCAGCAGGCTGGGTCTAGGCCCAAAGGGAGAGTAGTGAGGTTCCCTAGGTGGCAGGGAATCACAGCTACATCCCAACCTGGTCAAAATCCCAAGTTAGcaaaggaagacagaaggaagatTGGCTTGCCCACCCAtgtccctccccccagccacccCAGACAACAGCCTCACATCCCTGATCAGTAACACTGTGATTCTGAGGTGTCAGTAGGGCTCCCAGTGGCTTCACCAGCCCCTGGGAGATTACTGCAaagggcccagagcccaggggagggagcAACTGCCCCACCACCTGCTCAGTATTAGCAAGCCAAGCTGCTGCCTTCAGCGTGtgctggcccctctccccagaaCATCCATGGCTGGGAACCAGTCCTCCTGCCAGACAGAAGTCAGTCCAGGAGGCCCTTTCTTCCCCAGCCAGAGAGGAAGGATGGCCTGTGAGGCTTGGATGGCTACACCAGCTTCTTGGCTTCAAAGAAGCTCTTGAGGTGTCGCATCTGCCAGACACCGATGGCTACGAGGATGAGGGTCTGCAGGATGGACCACCACAGCACCCGCTGGTTGGTGCTCTCACTGGTCTGCCGGAAGCGCTCCTCTCGCCACTGTGGGAGGGGAGAATGAAAGAGGAGCCTGAGTTGGTTGGGGGTCACCTGGGGTGAGGAGCCTGAGTTGGCTGGGGGTCACCTGGGGTTCACTAGAACTGCTGGATTCCCTCCCTGGAGGATGCCCCCAGGACCAACCAACTTTGCCCAGGTTCCAGGCAAGTGCCTGAAAAAAGCCATTCCACCCGGGGACTGTTTTCACCCTCTAGTCAGATGACCTCAAACAACCCACTCACTTCTCCTAAGTCTGTCTGCTCATCTGTCAGGTACGGTCCTCCCCCAGGTGCCTGGGGGAGTGGTAAAGTGGTAGTGGTATCACCCTATCAGACAGAGCTGTCCTGCAATGCTCAGAAGGGGACCCGCTCTGAGCCCTCTGCCCAGGTCACCCAAACTGCTCCTTGAAGATTGTGGGCACAGGTTGAAAATTGGTGGCTTAGGGGCTGGATCTAGcctatgtgtttgttttgtttggttcaTGCAATGTTTTGACAACATTTAAAACCCATAAAATTTCACATAAACAACCTGAATCTATAGCTCCTCTTAAAACCCAGAGCTAGCGTTTCTGCAAGGCTGTCCTCAGCTGGTAACATGAGCTGTTCCTGTTTAGAGAGGGCTCTATTTTACCAGTCCTTATAGTCACAAATCCATTCATCGTACCTGCCTAGCTCCTGAGTTTGAAACTCTGGTCCTGGGAGCACTGAGGACCATGGAACTAGCACCCAAGGTGTTGATATCAATTCCTGCTGTCACTTCGTGTGTCTCCTAATAAGATAATGACAGCCTCTTAAGAGATCTGTCTCCTCAATTACAAAGTAGAACCAGTAATACCCATGCCACCACTTAGCCTAACAATGCAGCAGAGACACGTAAGTCCCTTGGGTTCAAAATGAATCTGACGTGCAACTCCTGGCTAAGTGAGTGCACAGCGTCTGGGGAGAAGCCCACTGCTCCCGGCCCAACCACTCACCCGCTGGTAGTTCTGCTCTTTCTGGATCTGCTCCACCTGCTCCACCAGCTGTCGCACTCGTAGCTGCAACTCACTCAACTTGTCTTTGGCAGCAATTTCTGCATAGTCGTTGGCATGTTCACCTACCTGGATGTCCAGATGAACTCTCTGGAGACAGACAAGGAAGATAAGGAGAATCAGGTAGCcctgctctgtcttcctgccAGGGCCTAACAGCTGGTCCTCCCAcctttcttcatttgttcatttagcCAACACTGACTGAGGCCCCCTCAGTGTCCGGCCTTATGGGGCTCTAGGCCCATAGGCAAGAACAAGCCTTGGCTGATGCTTCCCCAGAGCATATACAAAGAGCCCTGCAACCATGTCCTGAATGTCCACCGGAAACCCGGTCTTATCAGAAGACACAAAATCTGACACAGTCATCTCACACCCACAGTATCACCAGTCTCCAGCCCTGACCATGGGCTAGAGGCTGAAAGCCATGAGTCCCACGTGGGTCCACTTACCAGCATGCCTCCAGCAAAAAGGGAGAACTTGGTGGAATTGGAGTGAAGACAGATTTGGTGCTCACCAGGGGTGTGGGAGGTGAAGGTGAACCTGCCTTCAGAGCCATACTGCCGGGCCAGGATGACCTGGAGAGAAGAGGCTTCAGTGAGTGTTACAGTGGGGATGGGGCTGAATGGTGCTTAAGGCAGTAAGAGCCTCAAAAGCTGACAAGCAGAGCCTTAGGCACCCTACAACACTAAAAGGTTTAGTGCTGCTTAGCAGCAGGTACCAAAAACTTGTCTTCAAACTATTTGGAGCAGGGGTGAAGAGTCTAACATTAGTCTGGCATGTGACCACACTTGGAAAGGGCTTTCTTTATTCATGGCTTGTGACCTTTCAGCTCTTTcggtgtaattattttttttaagtgaaagtgaCAGCTAAAGGGTTTTgg
The genomic region above belongs to Camelus ferus isolate YT-003-E chromosome 22, BCGSAC_Cfer_1.0, whole genome shotgun sequence and contains:
- the TMED9 gene encoding transmembrane emp24 domain-containing protein 9 isoform X1, producing the protein MAAEQSARVAGPCPGARLGRVVRALLLLLLFAARGGALYFHIGETEKKCFIEEIPDETMVIGNYRTQLYDKQREEYQPATPGLGMFVEVKDPEDKVILARQYGSEGRFTFTSHTPGEHQICLHSNSTKFSLFAGGMLRVHLDIQVGEHANDYAEIAAKDKLSELQLRVRQLVEQVEQIQKEQNYQRETHEVTAGIDINTLGASSMVLSAPRTRVSNSGARQWREERFRQTSESTNQRVLWWSILQTLILVAIGVWQMRHLKSFFEAKKLV
- the TMED9 gene encoding transmembrane emp24 domain-containing protein 9 isoform X2; translated protein: MAAEQSARVAGPCPGARLGRVVRALLLLLLFAARGGALYFHIGETEKKCFIEEIPDETMVIGNYRTQLYDKQREEYQPATPGLGMFVEVKDPEDKVILARQYGSEGRFTFTSHTPGEHQICLHSNSTKFSLFAGGMLRVHLDIQVGEHANDYAEIAAKDKLSELQLRVRQLVEQVEQIQKEQNYQRWREERFRQTSESTNQRVLWWSILQTLILVAIGVWQMRHLKSFFEAKKLV